The Nomascus leucogenys isolate Asia chromosome 4, Asia_NLE_v1, whole genome shotgun sequence genome includes the window CCAAGTAAGTAAACATAGTATTTTCATATAGAATTATTAGATAacaaacaatttattttcatagaatctctgacaaataaaacattttaaatttctcaacTTTAAGGCTTTTGTTTCTAAGAAATCAATCTTCAAGGTTTTCATTTGgttaagaaagtaaaatggttACTGACAGTCCATGATGTGAAACAAATCATGACTACACTAGgtttttccatttcaaaagcCAGTTTGTTACTCCACGAGCAATTCATGACTGCAAATAAACACAGACCTACACTGCAATTTTACGAAAGGATTTTCCCCTAATCATTTGTTGCATGGCAAGGATTATATCTTTGTTCCTTAGGCTATAGATCAATGGGTTCAGCATTGGGctcaaaaaagtataaaagactGCAGTTATTTTGGACTCCTCTACAGACTTCTCTGATGGAGGCCTTGTGTACATGCAGAAGAGGGTTCCATAAAACAAAGTGACTATTGTCAGGTGGGAAGCACATGTAGAAAAGGCTTTGTGCCTGCCTTCAGCAGAACGGATCCTCAAGATCGCTGCAAAAACGAAAAGATAGGACAGAAGAATGATGAAGAGAGAGCTTGAGAGATTAAAGCCTGCAACTACAAACATTGCCATCTTTTTGACATGGGTGTCAGAGCAGGCCAGCATGATAAGAGGAGGATCAGCACAGTAGAAATGATTGATTTCAAGGGAGCCACAGAAGGATAAGTGAAAGGTTAGCAGTGACTGAGATAACCCACTAAGAAACCCATACATGTAAGGGACAGTGACCAGACAGATACAGATGTTCTTGGACATCCTGGAACTGTAATGCAAAGGGCTGCAAATGGCTACATAGCGATCCAATGCCATTGAAGAAAGGATGT containing:
- the LOC100603933 gene encoding olfactory receptor 5M1 yields the protein MFSTNHTIVTEFILLGLTDDPVLEKILFGVFLAIYLITLAGNLCMILLIRTNSHLQTPMYFFLGHLSFVDICYSSNVTPNMLHNFLSEQKTISYAGCFTQCLLFIALVITEFYILSSMALDRYVAICSPLHYSSRMSKNICICLVTVPYMYGFLSGLSQSLLTFHLSFCGSLEINHFYCADPPLIMLACSDTHVKKMAMFVVAGFNLSSSLFIILLSYLFVFAAILRIRSAEGRHKAFSTCASHLTIVTLFYGTLFCMYTRPPSEKSVEESKITAVFYTFLSPMLNPLIYSLRNKDIILAMQQMIRGKSFRKIAV